GTTTTACTACTGGCATTTTTAAGCCGTATGAAAAAAAGGGATTAACCAGTAAAAGAGACGAACAGAATATTCGTCTGGCTGACACTAGCCGAAGTTTCCTAAAGGGTAAACACCCTTTAAAAGAAGCTACTCGTTCGACACCTCGCAAGTAAGCAGCACGCAGTGGGAGCACCACTGTCTGCAAGCTGAGCATGCcatcaaaagaaataatgaattaaaaaaaaaaagtgtttgtaatTCTGTCCTGCTATACACATTGCAAAAAAGCTGCCAATGCTCTAACTTTCTAACATTAGAACTGCAACAATGCATTTTATCTTGTTAAGAAATGATAGTTAATACTCTGTTGAACAGGAATAACTTGAATCAAAATTAAATACCAAGTACaaagtcgggggggggggggggaacaggacACACAAGAATTTACACTATTAAGTGAAGGAAAGctagaagaacaagaaaatctaATTAACATCTCTTTATTATAAATACTGCACCTGAATGCAAATTCAGACTGTATCATAAATGGCTAAACTAAGAATGCAATGGAGTTTTGACAACAATATCTTTTTTTCAAGAACAATTAGTACAAGTACTTCCAAGAAGATATGAGGAATAACAGGTACAAACTGACTTGATCAAGTCCATCACAAACTGTCCAAGTTAGTTATACATCATtagtcaaaaataaatacaacaaattcacttaaggaaaaaaaaaaaaaaagaccagctAAGCCTCCTTAGCtccaatatttttatatattttttaaattattttttaagtaaaagtGCTATTCTTAATCTTGCACAAGAATGCTAGTTATCactatttaaaatagtttttatatactatgtttgtttttttaatttactgagcTCCATTTTAATCAGATTCCAATGACAAGACTTTAACATGCTGCTGTATATTTCTAGTGATTTTCGTTTACATTGTAACATTATTAGTCTCCAACtcaaaaaaaagctgtattaaaAATTCAGGAAAAGCTATTAATATTCCTATTTCTTTAGACTGtcacatttaattatttgttaactttaagaaagtttgtttttcctatttacaGAGCAGgtacgcttttttttttttttagaatgtcttcacaattattattttaacaaattaatatatctttcacatcagaaaaaaaaaaaagtattacaatTTGCTAGAATTACTATACCTGGTAAAACAAGCAGCAGTTCTGTAGCTTTGCCTTCAGTTTTCATAATGTGTTGCATGCTATTTTCTAGTAAATAATCTCttatttaagaaatgtaaaaacatcTCTACTTTAACTAAAATCTCACAGCACATAATCACCAACTATTCTTTTCATAAACTTGATATTTTAATAGTACTATTTCAAAGTTCTATGTAGAAAGccgtttaaaaaaaataatttaaaaaaccaAGCTATACTAGTCACTCCTACAATTAGTATTCCTGCAGTTTCGGGTAACACAATAGATACAGTACGTGGTTTTGCAACAGTCATCATTTTGATAATGATGCTTATAGTTCATGATGAAATCATCAGTTTTTAGATCTCTGCCATAACACATCCTATAAAATCATGAGAACTTGACTCTGAGAGTTTCTCACGCCTTCAGAATCAGTGAACATAATGGAACAAGCTGATACAAGCCCTCCTGACTTATCTACTGAGCAAATCATTAGGCTGTATAAAGTATCCACAACCttactttttctgaagaaaggcaGATAGATCATGCCCCTGTAAATCAATTGCTGTCTGCCACTTTTTACGTGAATTGATATGCTTGTGTGTCTGTGTTAACCACATGCAATACGTAAGGTGCTGCACAGCAGAAGAATGTGAAATGTGTTTATCAAGCAGAATATTCTATTAGTCAGATATTGCAGGACTCATTTCTCTTAATTGAattaggaagaggaagaaaattggtGTGGTTTTATCCTTCGAGAGATTGGCCACTTTTGAGGTATCCACTGAGATTAAGCTGTTAGGAAATGCCATGCCAGTTAAAAGAGGGGGAGTTGGTCAGTGTCTGAAAGAGCCAAGTCAGCTACCCAAGTGCAACCAATCCACTCCACCCTCGTTTCACCAAGCAGGAAATTCCCTCCTCTCTTTCCCCAACCGGCCTGACAGGCTTGCCCCATatccagctgctgccaggaccTGCCTCTTCTCATTTTACCCACCTCCACTTCTCTCTCAACAGCTCCACCTAGATTTCTCCTTTCATCTTCTGAATGAATGttccttcagttttcaaagaaaactccTTCAAGCCCAAAGCAGCTGCAAGTGACTAGCACTGCTGAAAATTAAGACACTTCTACAAGTATGTCTAGGTGCTGAAGGACgttaaattttaatatatgtCTATTTTAAGGCTGGCATctagcatttttgttttgttttaaaaaaaaacacaaacacaaaacacattatatataatattaaggGGAACAGAGTTAAAAGGATGTCTTAGTTTGTGTTTAGTTCCAGTATACCTAATTTTAACCTTTGTGTTACAGTTCCTGTGCTACCAATTACGAAAGTTGCTTTCCGGCACCCCCTCTTCCCTGAGACACCACGGGAGTTGGCTTCCTCTTTTCACCTGGGAAGAAGGATTCCAGAAACCTGAAAAACTGGAAACATCAAGAGGCTAAAACTGAGGAAAGCTAACCACAAGAAAGTTTTTATAAAGAACCATTACATTTAATTGtttaaagcagcaaaaaaaatgagTCTCCTCAAAGAACGTAAACCAAAGAAGCCTCATTACATCCCAAGACCACCAGGAAAGCCATTTAAGTATAAGTGCTTTCAGTGCCCCTTTACTTGCAATGAGAAATCCCATCTTTTTAACCACATGAAGTATGGCCTCTGCAAAAACTCCATTACTTTAGTATCAGAGCAGGATCGCGTTATCAAGTGTCCAAAGGCTAGCTCCTTGGAGCCCAAACAGATCAATCAGCTCGACACTGCAGTCAAAGCAACTTCTTCTAAGTCTGTCACCAATGGACTGTCAAATCTCGATTCAAAGCCTCAATACGCTTTTCCAAAAGAAGATGCCAAGGAAAACGTTGAATTACAAAACCAGGCAACAACCACAGCAATTCAAGGACAAAAACCTGCAATTCAGAAGGAATTATCCCCTGCCAGTACTACAACAGAAAGCGCCATCAGCATGCAGCCTCTTTTGGACAGCATTGTACGGCCCTCAGCTTTTGTTCCTGTAGGAGAACACAGAGATAGCAAAGGCCCAGAAACTAGTGAAGTACCTGAAATTATATCGCTCCCTAacaaaagttcaccttttcacACTAAATCTGCATTTCATGCACCAAGTCACCCCTGGAAAGCAggctctcctttcctcccagaATTTCCACATAAAGTTCCTCCCACAAAAGGCTTTGGTTCCATCTCACCTTACATGCAGCCGATGATTCCAGAGTACTCGCCCCATTTTTATGAACATAGGCTGGCCATCTACACACCTTACTTGCTTCCAGGTAATTCAGAGTGTGAAAGCTCTGCTCTGTCCGTCTACGGCACACAAGACCAGAGACACTTTCTTCCCCATCCTGGGCCACTTCCAAAACCCATAAATCCATCAGCATATGAACACTATCGATTATTCCAACAATATCATTCCGCTCCTCCTATACCGTATGGATTTTGTAGGCCAACCGATCCTCCGTTTTACCGATTTTCACACGTAGCTGGTATTAACAGGGATCAAAGCTCTCATCTAATGGAAGAAACTACCTTGTTGTATCCAGCTTCTTTAAGTCCATCCCAACAATACCCTCTAGGTTCGCATAAAAAACAAGCGgactatgaaaaagaaatgacattaCTGCATGCCAAAAGTCATTCCAAAGATGACCAAAATGAACGCGAGAATGCTAAAATGAGCCCTCTGGCAGGAAGCGCAGCAACAGGCTCCCCAGGTAGACCTAGCCCAACCAACTTCACCCAGACAAGCCACGCATGTGAAGGCTTATTTGACCTCTCCAATAAGTCATCTTCCACATCGCTTGGCAAGTATGATCAACCAGAAGAAAACTTCACAGCTTTCAGACCTGTGAGAAAAAGCACTGATCAACCAACTCAACTTCAAAGTGTGCCGACACAGCAAGATCGTGCCGATTCACCTGCCAGGTAAAATAGTAACATCACTTTGCGAGTTCTTGTCAGACTTCTTAGGGGCACACAAAGACAGCACGTATACATTTCACGCAATGCCCTTAaagtacatttatatttatagtACTGAGATAATTGTTCTATTTGATTTATCTGCAAAGCGGATACACACAACTGTAAAGCTCCCAGTTGGATAGTGAGTAGAGCACTCCTTCACCTGAAGTGCATCGGGTATCTGTAACATCACTATGTATGTATCTGTGTATTTCGGGAAAACACCTGTATTAGAGTGATACCTACAGTGAAAGGGACAtgggggagggaaaggaagaaaaacaaagtggtCAGActaataacctttttttttttttttctctttctctgtccaCTTCCTCAGCCCCAATTTAAAAGATTAACTGATAGCGAATTCTCTTTTGTCCTCTTTTCTTGCAGCATTAATGTCACTGATGAAGATTCATACACACCTAACGAATGCCCTAACAATGAAGGTTCACTGTCCAACACCGAAGAAGACACAGGAATAGCTCCCCTTAATCTTTCAAAAAAGGCTGACACAAATGCAGGACCTGCTCATGAACACGCATACAAAACCACATCCAAAACAGAAAGTCAGAACTTTCTAGAACTGCAAGATATGCCTCTGAACCTCTCGGTAAAAGATTCCTGCAACACAGGAAGCCTGAAAACATCATCCCACAGTCCATCTCGTGATAATGGTGCTGCTACTTCTCCGAACCCCGACAATGAAAACTCTGGCGCAGATGTGTGTAACCCCAAGAACCCTACTAACAGCGTCTGCAACAAATCTTTCCTCGCTCACCGTAACGAAGCTCAAGACTTACGAATAATCGATAGTTGTGatgaacagaaacaaacagcagccGTAGCGCTCTGTCAGCTGGCTGCATACAGCCCTAGCAAAGTTAGAATGGACAACGAAGGGCAGAGTCCTCAGGACTGTAACACTTCGTGTACAGAACCTGCACTTAATTCTTCTGATACTCAGGATACTCAGTGCAATCAAAAAgtaaaaggacaaaaaaggaCAAATCAAAAAGAATCTGCAAAA
The genomic region above belongs to Anser cygnoides isolate HZ-2024a breed goose chromosome 19, Taihu_goose_T2T_genome, whole genome shotgun sequence and contains:
- the ZNF750 gene encoding zinc finger protein 750; translated protein: MSLLKERKPKKPHYIPRPPGKPFKYKCFQCPFTCNEKSHLFNHMKYGLCKNSITLVSEQDRVIKCPKASSLEPKQINQLDTAVKATSSKSVTNGLSNLDSKPQYAFPKEDAKENVELQNQATTTAIQGQKPAIQKELSPASTTTESAISMQPLLDSIVRPSAFVPVGEHRDSKGPETSEVPEIISLPNKSSPFHTKSAFHAPSHPWKAGSPFLPEFPHKVPPTKGFGSISPYMQPMIPEYSPHFYEHRLAIYTPYLLPGNSECESSALSVYGTQDQRHFLPHPGPLPKPINPSAYEHYRLFQQYHSAPPIPYGFCRPTDPPFYRFSHVAGINRDQSSHLMEETTLLYPASLSPSQQYPLGSHKKQADYEKEMTLLHAKSHSKDDQNERENAKMSPLAGSAATGSPGRPSPTNFTQTSHACEGLFDLSNKSSSTSLGKYDQPEENFTAFRPVRKSTDQPTQLQSVPTQQDRADSPASINVTDEDSYTPNECPNNEGSLSNTEEDTGIAPLNLSKKADTNAGPAHEHAYKTTSKTESQNFLELQDMPLNLSVKDSCNTGSLKTSSHSPSRDNGAATSPNPDNENSGADVCNPKNPTNSVCNKSFLAHRNEAQDLRIIDSCDEQKQTAAVALCQLAAYSPSKVRMDNEGQSPQDCNTSCTEPALNSSDTQDTQCNQKVKGQKRTNQKESAKSQQGTKRVRPNDCSRVFTLRKRTRVS